In Zea mays cultivar B73 chromosome 7, Zm-B73-REFERENCE-NAM-5.0, whole genome shotgun sequence, the following proteins share a genomic window:
- the LOC103633716 gene encoding uncharacterized protein → MIAELSYIYRHICAKHISKKLMIQFEKQIAVLVCKMEKVFPPGFMNVMQHLLVHLPYEALVGGPVQFRWMYSQERELKKLRATVRNKARVEGCIAEAFAAKEITIFSSQYLSHTNNVNAQSTRYHTEEEGPSTDLSVFLWKGKGVGASTAHYVDIRERNFTMLYLYTNMEELDPYFEMFDSIYLVGHKPTPKELDNLRMKGMNGGPCFVEWFHEHCKKLDSLVSDDLR, encoded by the exons ATGATTGCTGAACTTAGTTACATATATAGACATATATGTGCTAAGCATATCTCAAAGAAATTGATGATTCAATTTGAGAAACAAATCGCGGTGCTTGTATGCAAGATGGAAAAAGTATTTCCGCCTGGATTTatgaatgtgatgcaacatttgcTAGTGCACTTACCTTATGAAGCATTGGTAGGAGGACCAGTGCAGTTCCGATGGATGTATAGTCAAGAAAGAGAATTGAAAAAACTTAGAGCTACTGTGCGGAACAAAGCAAGGGTTGAGGGGTGTATCGCAGAGGCCTTTGCAGCTAAAGAGATCACAATCTTCTCAAGTCAGTATTTATCACACACTAACAACGTGAATGCTCAGTCAACACGGTATCATACTGAAGAAGAAGGTCCTTCGACCGACCTTAGTGTTTTTCTATGGAAGGGGAAAGGGGTCGGGGCTTCTACTGCACATTATGTTGACATAAGAGAGCGTAATTTCACCATGCTCTACTTGTACACCAACATGGAGGAACTTGATCCAtactttgaaatgtttgattCCATATATTTAGTTGGCCACAAACCTACACCAAAGGAACTGGATAATCTACGTATGAAAGGGATGAATGGAGGTCCATGTTTCGTTGAATGGTTCCACGAGCAT TGTAAGAAACTGGACTCTCTAGTCTCGGATGATTTGCGATAG